In Mycolicibacterium phocaicum, one DNA window encodes the following:
- a CDS encoding DUF3040 domain-containing protein yields the protein MPLSDHEQRMLDQIESALYAEDPKFASSVRGGTLHAPSARRRLQGAGLFVLGLALLVLGVAFRILWINQLPILSVIGFVVMFAGAVFAVTGPRVLSKEKSTPSSGKSKRARAGNSFTNRMEDRFRRRFDE from the coding sequence ATGCCACTCTCCGATCATGAGCAGCGCATGCTCGACCAGATCGAGAGTGCGCTGTACGCCGAGGACCCGAAGTTCGCTTCGAGCGTCCGGGGCGGCACGCTGCACGCGCCGTCAGCGCGGCGGCGGCTGCAAGGTGCGGGGCTGTTTGTCCTCGGCCTGGCGTTGCTGGTGCTGGGTGTGGCCTTTCGGATCCTGTGGATCAACCAGCTCCCGATCCTGAGCGTCATCGGTTTCGTGGTGATGTTTGCCGGTGCGGTGTTCGCGGTGACTGGGCCCCGGGTGCTGTCCAAGGAGAAGTCGACGCCGTCGTCCGGCAAGTCCAAGCGCGCTCGCGCCGGCAACTCGTTCACCAACCGCATGGAAGACCGGTTCCGTCGCCGGTTCGATGAGTGA
- the idsA2 gene encoding bifunctional (2E,6E)-farnesyl/geranyl diphosphate synthase, with translation MANAITDQLRDYLAERRRDSAYIGDAYADVTGALEEFVLRGGKRVRPAFAYWGWRAVAPDPGHPADPAVLRLFSALELLQACALVHDDVIDCSATRRGLPTVHRLFAERHRQLGWRGSSEQFGLSAAILLGDLALSWADDVVSNADLSVDARRRVNEVWAHIRTEVLGGQYLDIVAESSGADTVASAMNVNLYKTASYTVTRPLQLGAAAAADRPDVQKIFHAVGTDLGIAFQLRDDVLGVFGDPVVTGKPSGDDLRSGKRTVLLAEAVELAENSDPTAAALLRSSIGTDLTDGQVAELCGVIESVGALAAVEQRIALLTQRGLDALAAAPIDEGAKSGLTELARRASNRSA, from the coding sequence CTGGCGAATGCCATCACAGATCAACTGCGCGACTATCTCGCCGAGCGCCGGCGGGACAGCGCCTACATCGGCGACGCCTATGCCGATGTGACGGGGGCACTCGAAGAATTCGTGTTGCGCGGCGGCAAGCGGGTCCGTCCGGCGTTCGCCTATTGGGGCTGGCGCGCGGTGGCACCCGACCCCGGCCACCCGGCCGACCCGGCCGTGCTGCGCCTGTTCTCCGCGCTGGAGCTGCTGCAGGCCTGTGCCCTGGTCCACGACGACGTCATCGACTGTTCGGCGACCCGGCGCGGCCTGCCGACAGTGCACCGGCTGTTCGCCGAGCGGCACCGACAGCTGGGCTGGCGGGGCTCGTCCGAGCAGTTCGGACTGTCCGCGGCCATCCTGCTCGGCGACCTGGCGCTGTCCTGGGCCGACGACGTCGTCTCGAACGCCGACCTGTCGGTGGACGCCCGGCGGCGCGTCAACGAGGTGTGGGCCCACATCCGCACCGAGGTGCTCGGCGGGCAGTACCTCGACATCGTCGCCGAATCCAGCGGCGCCGACACCGTGGCGTCGGCCATGAACGTGAACCTCTACAAGACCGCGTCGTACACCGTCACCCGGCCGCTGCAGCTGGGCGCCGCGGCCGCCGCCGACCGGCCCGACGTGCAGAAGATCTTCCACGCCGTCGGCACCGACCTGGGCATCGCATTCCAGCTGCGCGACGACGTCCTCGGGGTGTTCGGCGATCCGGTGGTCACCGGCAAGCCCTCGGGTGACGACCTGCGCTCCGGCAAGCGCACCGTGCTGCTGGCCGAGGCCGTCGAACTCGCCGAGAACTCCGACCCCACCGCGGCGGCCCTGCTGCGCAGCTCCATCGGCACCGACCTCACCGACGGTCAGGTCGCCGAACTCTGCGGCGTCATCGAGTCCGTGGGCGCGTTGGCCGCCGTCGAACAGCGCATCGCGCTGCTCACCCAGCGCGGACTGGACGCGCTCGCCGCGGCGCCCATCGACGAAGGGGCCAAGAGCGGACTCACCGAACTCGCCCGCCGGGCGTCGAACCGGTCCGCATGA
- a CDS encoding alpha-(1->6)-mannopyranosyltransferase A yields the protein MTWFTRLTAFGRSDEGRPALLGFTGAILIALGGLGAGSTRQHDPLLESMHLSWFRFGHGLVLSSILLWTGVALMLIAWLALGRRVVDRTATEYTMIATTGFWLAPLLLSVPVFSRDTYSYLAQGALLRDGLDPYLVGPVDNPNSLLDNVSPIWTTTTAPYGPAFILVAKFVTMIVGDHVVQGTMLLRLCMLPGLVMLIWAAPRVARHVGANSAAALWICVLNPLVIIHLMGGVHNEMLMVGLMMAAIALTFERHPIAGVSLIALAVAVKATAGLALPFMVWVWMRQLRERHPWSQVRAWLVATAASGAIFTVVFAVVTVAAGVGLGWLTALAGSVKIVNWLTIPTAVANLIHAIGGLVTTVSFYAVLDVTRIIGIAIIAISLPLLWWRFRHTDREALIGIALVMAVVVLFVPAALPWYYTWPLAIVSALAQSRPAIAAIAGFSTWIMVIFKPDGSHGMYSWLHVILATGCAVAAWYSLAHAPEPAAPEPAPEASTP from the coding sequence ATGACCTGGTTCACTCGCCTCACCGCCTTCGGACGCTCCGACGAGGGCCGTCCCGCGCTGCTGGGGTTCACCGGCGCCATTCTGATCGCCCTCGGTGGGCTGGGCGCCGGGAGCACCCGGCAGCACGATCCCCTGCTGGAGTCGATGCACCTGTCGTGGTTCCGGTTCGGCCACGGGCTGGTGCTGTCGTCGATTCTGCTGTGGACCGGCGTGGCCCTGATGCTGATCGCCTGGCTCGCGCTGGGCCGACGTGTCGTGGACCGCACCGCGACCGAGTACACGATGATCGCGACGACCGGTTTCTGGCTCGCGCCTCTACTGCTGAGCGTGCCGGTGTTCAGCCGCGACACGTACTCCTACCTGGCGCAGGGCGCGCTGCTGCGCGACGGGCTGGACCCCTATCTCGTCGGGCCGGTCGACAACCCGAACTCGTTGCTGGACAACGTGAGTCCGATCTGGACCACCACCACCGCGCCCTACGGACCGGCGTTCATCCTGGTGGCCAAGTTCGTCACCATGATCGTCGGCGACCACGTGGTGCAGGGCACCATGCTGTTACGGCTGTGCATGCTGCCCGGCCTGGTCATGCTGATCTGGGCGGCGCCCCGCGTCGCCCGCCACGTCGGCGCCAACAGCGCTGCCGCCCTGTGGATCTGCGTCCTCAACCCGCTGGTGATCATCCATCTCATGGGCGGCGTCCACAACGAGATGCTGATGGTGGGGCTGATGATGGCCGCCATCGCGCTCACCTTCGAACGGCATCCCATCGCCGGCGTCAGCCTGATCGCCCTCGCAGTCGCGGTGAAAGCCACCGCGGGACTGGCACTTCCGTTCATGGTGTGGGTCTGGATGCGCCAGTTGCGCGAACGACACCCGTGGAGTCAGGTCCGCGCCTGGCTGGTGGCCACCGCAGCCTCGGGAGCGATCTTCACGGTGGTGTTCGCCGTGGTGACGGTCGCAGCGGGCGTCGGCCTCGGCTGGCTGACGGCACTGGCGGGTTCGGTGAAGATCGTCAACTGGCTGACCATCCCGACGGCCGTGGCCAACCTGATCCACGCCATCGGCGGGCTCGTCACCACCGTCAGCTTCTACGCGGTGCTGGACGTCACCCGGATCATCGGCATCGCGATCATCGCGATCTCACTTCCGTTGCTGTGGTGGCGGTTCCGCCACACCGACCGCGAAGCACTGATCGGCATCGCGCTGGTGATGGCCGTCGTCGTGCTGTTCGTGCCCGCCGCCCTGCCGTGGTACTACACCTGGCCGCTGGCGATCGTCTCCGCGCTGGCGCAGAGCCGGCCGGCCATCGCCGCGATCGCCGGGTTCTCGACCTGGATCATGGTGATCTTCAAACCCGACGGATCACACGGCATGTACTCGTGGCTGCATGTGATCCTGGCGACGGGATGCGCTGTGGCAGCGTGGTATTCGCTGGCGCACGCACCCGAGCCGGCTGCCCCGGAACCGGCGCCCGAAGCTAGTACGCCATAG
- a CDS encoding GNAT family N-acetyltransferase, which produces MATLLTDLSPADMQQRLDEALSVYVEAMRYPRGTERQRASMWLEHTRREGWTGVAAFDVPDGGSVESAPMLGIAYGYRGAPDQWWHQQVSTGLRHVGTPSERIEQLMSGYFELTELHIHPRAQGHGLGEALARRLLAGCRESHVLLSTPESAGEGNRAWRLYRRLDFHDVMRSYFFPGDPRPFAILGRSLPL; this is translated from the coding sequence GTGGCGACACTCCTGACCGATCTGTCGCCGGCCGACATGCAGCAGCGACTCGACGAGGCGCTGTCCGTCTACGTCGAGGCCATGCGTTATCCGCGGGGCACCGAACGCCAGCGCGCATCGATGTGGCTGGAGCACACCCGGCGCGAGGGTTGGACGGGCGTCGCGGCGTTCGACGTTCCCGACGGCGGCTCCGTCGAGTCGGCACCGATGCTCGGCATCGCCTACGGGTACCGAGGCGCCCCCGACCAGTGGTGGCACCAGCAGGTCTCGACGGGCCTGCGGCACGTCGGTACGCCCAGCGAACGCATCGAGCAATTGATGAGCGGGTATTTCGAGCTCACCGAGCTGCACATCCACCCGCGGGCACAGGGTCACGGACTCGGCGAGGCGCTGGCACGGCGGCTGCTCGCCGGCTGCCGGGAATCCCACGTCCTGCTGTCCACTCCGGAAAGCGCCGGCGAGGGCAACCGGGCCTGGCGGCTGTACCGCCGGCTGGATTTCCATGACGTCATGCGCAGCTACTTCTTCCCGGGCGATCCACGGCCGTTCGCCATCCTCGGCCGTTCGCTACCGTTGTGA
- a CDS encoding peptidoglycan D,D-transpeptidase FtsI family protein — translation MTGTGPRKTGAPRTGAPRKRQPAAKPRPAQPHSARERRTREAVVSEGRTGSFGFRHKTGNIVIALVLLASAVQLFFLQGPRAAGLRAEAASQLKVTDVAKAIRGSIVDRNNAKLAFTIEARALTFQPNRIRQQLTEAKAKTPAAPDPDKRLNEIAVGVAGLLGNKPDAATLAKKITGKDSFVYLARAVDPSISDAITKKYPEVGAERQDIRQYPGGSLAANVVGDIGWDGHGLLGLEDSFDAKLSGTDGSVTYDRGSDGVVIPGSYRDRHDAINGATVQLTLDNDIQYYVQQQVQQAKDVSGAHDVSAVVLDAKTGEILAMTNDNTFDPAQELSRQEDKQMGNLPATSPFEPGSVNKIVTAASVIEFGLSNPDEVLQVPGSYNMGGVTIRDAWGHGVDPYTTTGVFGKSSNIGTLMLAQRVGPERFADMLTKFGLGQRTGSGLPGESAGLVPPIDQWSGSSFANLPIGQGLSMTLLQMTGMYQAIANDGLRIQPRIVKSIVSADGTHQDQPAPESVQVVSPQTAATLRNMFRSTLQRDPRGTQQGTGWPGAVEGYQMAGKTGTAQQINPACGCYYDDHYWITFAGMAPSDDPRYVVGIMANNPQRNADGTPGHSMAQLFHNIAAWLMQRENVPLSPDPGPPLILQAT, via the coding sequence ATGACCGGCACGGGCCCGCGCAAGACCGGCGCCCCGCGGACCGGCGCGCCGCGCAAGCGGCAGCCGGCCGCCAAACCGCGTCCCGCGCAACCACATTCGGCACGTGAGCGGCGGACCCGCGAAGCGGTGGTCTCCGAGGGGCGGACCGGCTCGTTCGGGTTCCGGCACAAGACAGGCAACATCGTCATCGCGCTGGTGCTGCTGGCCTCGGCAGTGCAGTTGTTCTTCCTGCAGGGGCCGCGGGCCGCGGGCTTACGCGCCGAGGCGGCCAGCCAGCTCAAGGTCACCGACGTGGCGAAGGCGATCCGCGGCAGCATCGTCGACCGCAACAACGCCAAGCTGGCGTTCACCATCGAGGCCCGCGCACTGACCTTCCAGCCCAACCGGATTCGCCAGCAGCTCACGGAGGCGAAGGCCAAGACCCCGGCGGCGCCGGACCCCGACAAGCGTCTGAACGAGATCGCTGTCGGCGTGGCCGGTCTGCTGGGCAACAAGCCCGACGCCGCGACCCTGGCCAAGAAGATCACCGGCAAGGACTCGTTCGTCTACCTGGCCCGCGCCGTCGATCCGTCGATCTCCGACGCCATCACCAAGAAGTACCCCGAGGTCGGCGCGGAGCGGCAGGACATCCGGCAGTACCCCGGCGGCTCGCTGGCCGCCAACGTCGTCGGCGACATCGGCTGGGACGGCCACGGCCTGCTCGGTCTCGAAGACTCCTTCGACGCAAAGCTTTCCGGCACCGACGGCTCGGTCACGTACGACCGCGGCTCGGACGGTGTGGTGATCCCCGGCAGCTACCGGGACCGGCACGACGCCATCAACGGCGCGACGGTGCAGCTCACCCTCGACAACGACATCCAGTACTACGTCCAGCAGCAGGTGCAGCAGGCCAAGGACGTCTCGGGCGCACATGACGTGTCCGCCGTGGTTCTCGATGCGAAGACCGGCGAGATCCTCGCCATGACCAACGACAACACGTTCGACCCGGCGCAGGAACTGAGCCGCCAGGAAGACAAGCAGATGGGCAACCTGCCCGCGACGTCACCCTTCGAGCCGGGTTCGGTCAACAAGATCGTCACCGCGGCGTCGGTCATCGAGTTCGGCCTCTCGAATCCCGATGAGGTGCTGCAGGTTCCGGGCAGTTACAACATGGGCGGCGTCACCATCCGCGACGCGTGGGGCCACGGTGTCGACCCGTACACGACCACCGGTGTCTTCGGGAAGTCCTCGAACATCGGCACCCTGATGCTGGCCCAGCGGGTCGGCCCGGAGCGCTTTGCGGACATGCTCACCAAGTTCGGCCTCGGCCAGCGCACCGGTTCCGGACTGCCGGGTGAGAGCGCGGGCCTGGTGCCGCCCATCGATCAGTGGTCGGGCAGCTCGTTCGCGAACCTGCCCATCGGCCAAGGTCTTTCGATGACGCTGCTGCAGATGACCGGCATGTACCAGGCCATCGCGAACGACGGCCTGCGCATCCAGCCGCGCATCGTCAAGTCGATCGTCTCGGCCGACGGCACCCACCAGGACCAGCCGGCGCCCGAGAGCGTCCAGGTCGTGTCGCCGCAGACCGCGGCGACGCTGCGCAACATGTTCCGCTCGACCCTCCAGCGCGACCCGCGCGGCACCCAGCAGGGCACCGGCTGGCCGGGAGCTGTCGAGGGCTACCAGATGGCCGGCAAGACCGGCACCGCGCAGCAGATCAACCCGGCATGTGGCTGCTACTACGACGACCACTACTGGATCACCTTCGCCGGCATGGCGCCGTCGGACGACCCGCGCTACGTCGTCGGGATCATGGCCAACAACCCACAGCGCAATGCCGACGGCACTCCGGGCCACTCGATGGCCCAGCTGTTCCACAACATCGCGGCGTGGCTGATGCAGCGGGAGAACGTGCCGCTGTCGCCGGACCCGGGTCCTCCGCTGATCCTGCAGGCGACCTGA
- a CDS encoding LppM family (lipo)protein encodes MLLPLAVGCVRVHTSLTVSPDDRVSGQIVASAKAKDADDKGPQLTNNLPFAQKVVVSDYRKDDYVGSEAVFSDLSFSEVPQLANLSRDSAGADISLRRAGDLVILEGRVDLTTVADPDSDVTLSVAFPGDVTSTNGERVASDIVQWKLKPGVVSTMKAQARYTDPSARSFTTAAIWMAVLAFAVAGVIGGLAYWSRDRSPKFAAVSDE; translated from the coding sequence ATGCTGCTCCCCCTGGCGGTCGGCTGCGTCCGCGTCCACACCTCGCTCACCGTCTCGCCCGACGACCGGGTGTCCGGCCAGATCGTCGCCTCCGCCAAGGCCAAAGACGCGGACGACAAGGGCCCGCAGCTGACCAACAACCTGCCGTTCGCGCAGAAGGTGGTGGTCTCGGACTACCGCAAGGACGACTACGTCGGGTCCGAGGCCGTGTTCTCGGACCTGAGCTTCTCCGAGGTGCCCCAACTGGCCAACCTGAGCCGCGACTCGGCCGGCGCCGACATCTCGCTGCGCCGCGCCGGTGACCTGGTGATCCTCGAAGGCCGCGTCGACCTGACCACAGTGGCCGACCCGGATTCCGACGTCACGTTGTCGGTGGCGTTCCCCGGAGACGTCACGTCAACCAACGGCGAGCGAGTCGCCAGCGACATCGTCCAGTGGAAGCTCAAGCCCGGCGTGGTGAGCACCATGAAGGCCCAGGCCCGCTACACCGACCCGAGCGCACGGTCGTTCACAACCGCCGCGATCTGGATGGCCGTCCTGGCCTTCGCGGTCGCCGGCGTCATCGGCGGCCTCGCCTACTGGAGCCGGGACCGCTCCCCGAAGTTCGCCGCAGTGTCCGACGAGTGA
- a CDS encoding protein kinase domain-containing protein encodes MLLTQEILGPYDCRVQPSRQPDPLIGVVLDGRYRVDAPIASGGMSTVYRGLDTRLDRLVALKVMDSRYSGDQQFLTRFQREARAAAGLKSPGLVAVYDQGFDGRHPFLVMELVEGGTLRELLRERGPMPPHAVAAVLAPMLDGLAVAHQAGLVHRDIKPENVLISDSGEVKIADFGLVRAVAEAKITSTSVILGTAAYLSPEQVSTGDADPRSDVYAVGILAYELLTGATPFTGDNPLSVAYQRLDQDVPPPSAAIAGVPKQFDDLVACATARAADDRYLDAGDMAAELAAIVADLGLPEFRVPAPTNSAQHTAAAAQRGRAERTTVATGRAPAPKPAPQHTLQFTMDPAMDPALLESPMVAKQFAGIDLDDFAWARQRSRRAVLFWLIAILTLTALVAAGAWTLGTNIDGLF; translated from the coding sequence ATGCTGCTCACGCAGGAGATTCTAGGGCCGTACGATTGCCGGGTGCAGCCATCCCGCCAACCTGACCCACTGATCGGTGTGGTGCTGGACGGGCGATACCGCGTGGATGCACCGATAGCCAGCGGTGGCATGTCGACGGTGTACCGCGGTCTGGACACCCGGTTGGACCGCCTGGTGGCGCTCAAGGTGATGGATTCCCGGTACTCCGGGGACCAGCAGTTCCTGACCCGGTTCCAGCGCGAGGCGCGCGCCGCCGCCGGCCTGAAAAGCCCTGGCCTGGTGGCGGTTTACGACCAGGGATTCGACGGCCGACACCCGTTCCTCGTCATGGAGCTGGTGGAGGGCGGGACGCTGCGGGAGTTGCTGCGCGAGCGCGGCCCGATGCCGCCACATGCGGTGGCAGCCGTGCTGGCCCCGATGCTCGACGGCCTGGCCGTGGCCCACCAGGCCGGGCTGGTGCACCGCGACATCAAACCCGAGAACGTCCTGATCTCCGACAGCGGCGAGGTCAAGATCGCCGACTTCGGACTGGTGCGGGCCGTCGCCGAAGCGAAGATCACGTCGACGAGCGTGATCCTCGGCACCGCGGCGTACCTCTCCCCCGAGCAGGTCAGCACCGGCGACGCCGACCCGCGCAGCGACGTCTACGCCGTCGGCATCCTGGCCTATGAGTTGTTGACGGGTGCCACGCCATTCACCGGCGACAATCCGCTCAGCGTGGCGTACCAGCGGCTGGACCAGGACGTACCGCCGCCGAGCGCGGCAATCGCCGGTGTGCCAAAGCAATTCGACGACCTGGTGGCGTGCGCGACAGCCCGTGCGGCGGATGACCGCTACCTCGATGCCGGCGACATGGCAGCCGAGCTGGCCGCCATCGTCGCCGATCTGGGCCTGCCCGAATTCCGGGTGCCGGCACCGACCAACTCGGCGCAGCACACCGCGGCGGCTGCCCAGCGTGGCCGAGCGGAACGCACCACGGTCGCGACGGGCCGGGCCCCGGCCCCCAAGCCGGCGCCCCAGCACACCCTGCAGTTCACGATGGACCCGGCGATGGACCCCGCGCTGCTCGAATCACCCATGGTGGCAAAGCAATTCGCCGGCATCGACCTCGACGACTTCGCCTGGGCCAGGCAGCGCTCGCGGCGTGCGGTGCTGTTCTGGCTCATCGCGATCCTGACGCTGACAGCGTTGGTCGCGGCCGGCGCCTGGACACTCGGCACCAACATCGACGGGCTGTTTTAA
- the mraZ gene encoding division/cell wall cluster transcriptional repressor MraZ gives MFLGTYTPKLDDKGRLTLPAKFRDALAGGLMVAKSPDHSLAVYPRAEFEEEIARRVASTPRNDPAARADLRVFAAGADEQHPDAQGRITLSADHRRYASLTKECVVIGAVDYLEIWDAAAWQTYQETHEENFSAASDEALGSTL, from the coding sequence ATGTTCCTGGGTACCTACACGCCGAAGCTCGACGACAAGGGGCGGCTCACGCTGCCCGCCAAGTTCCGTGATGCACTGGCAGGAGGGTTGATGGTCGCCAAAAGTCCAGATCACAGCCTCGCCGTGTATCCCCGGGCCGAGTTCGAGGAAGAGATCGCCCGCCGCGTGGCGAGCACCCCCCGGAACGATCCCGCCGCTCGTGCCGACCTGCGCGTTTTCGCTGCGGGCGCCGACGAGCAGCACCCCGACGCTCAGGGCCGCATCACGTTGTCCGCCGACCACCGCCGCTACGCGAGTCTGACCAAGGAATGCGTCGTGATCGGTGCGGTGGACTACCTCGAAATCTGGGATGCCGCGGCCTGGCAGACCTACCAAGAAACTCACGAAGAGAACTTCTCCGCGGCAAGCGATGAAGCGCTCGGCAGCACCCTTTGA
- the rsmH gene encoding 16S rRNA (cytosine(1402)-N(4))-methyltransferase RsmH: MKRSAAPFDLQARAAWPLPEPALAYFPNVRFANSDRDLAAGAAQIHQLKPYGGVALTDRRPHIPVLLDRCVELLAPALTRRGADGTGAVMIDATLGAGGHSEAFLSRFPGLTLIGLDRDQTALRLAGERLAPFGDRVHLVHTPYDGIDDALTQSGYRPGELDGILFDLGVSSMQLDQAERGFAYAQDAPLDMRMDQSSGLTAADILNTYDARALTRVLREYGEEKFASRIAGAIVRERARRPFTTTTELVELLYAVIPAPARRTGGHPAKRTFQALRTEVNGELDCLRAAIPAALNALRPGGRIAVEAYQSLEDRIVKGYFTDAIASRTPEGLPMELPGYEPLFTSLTRGAERADEHELELNPRSASVRLRALEKVATRGGL; this comes from the coding sequence ATGAAGCGCTCGGCAGCACCCTTTGACCTGCAGGCCCGTGCAGCGTGGCCTCTGCCCGAACCGGCCCTGGCGTACTTCCCCAACGTCAGGTTCGCGAACTCGGACAGAGACCTCGCTGCGGGGGCCGCACAAATCCACCAGCTGAAGCCTTATGGGGGTGTTGCGTTGACCGATCGCCGGCCGCACATTCCGGTGCTGCTGGACCGCTGCGTCGAGCTGCTGGCTCCGGCACTCACCCGGCGCGGCGCCGACGGTACCGGCGCCGTCATGATCGACGCGACATTGGGTGCCGGTGGCCACTCCGAAGCCTTCCTGTCCCGCTTTCCCGGTCTGACGCTCATCGGCCTGGACCGCGACCAGACCGCGCTGCGGCTGGCGGGGGAGCGGCTCGCGCCGTTCGGTGACCGGGTGCACCTCGTGCACACTCCGTACGACGGCATCGACGACGCACTCACCCAATCCGGTTACCGCCCAGGCGAACTGGATGGCATCCTGTTCGACCTCGGGGTGTCCTCGATGCAGCTCGACCAGGCCGAGCGCGGTTTCGCCTACGCCCAGGACGCGCCGCTGGACATGCGGATGGACCAGAGCTCCGGGCTGACGGCGGCGGACATCCTCAACACCTACGACGCCCGGGCGCTGACCCGCGTGCTGCGCGAATACGGCGAGGAGAAATTCGCCTCCCGTATCGCGGGAGCCATCGTCCGGGAGCGCGCCCGCCGCCCGTTCACCACGACGACCGAACTGGTCGAGCTGCTGTACGCGGTGATCCCGGCGCCGGCCCGTCGCACCGGGGGGCACCCGGCCAAGCGGACGTTCCAGGCGCTGCGCACCGAGGTCAACGGCGAGCTGGACTGCCTGCGCGCCGCGATACCCGCCGCGCTGAACGCGCTGCGTCCCGGTGGCCGCATCGCGGTCGAGGCCTATCAGTCGCTGGAAGACCGAATTGTCAAGGGGTACTTCACCGATGCCATCGCATCGCGTACTCCGGAGGGGCTGCCGATGGAGCTGCCCGGCTACGAGCCGCTCTTCACCTCGTTGACCCGGGGTGCCGAGCGGGCCGACGAACACGAACTCGAATTGAATCCGCGTAGCGCGTCGGTTCGCCTGCGCGCACTGGAAAAAGTTGCCACAAGGGGAGGTCTGTGA
- a CDS encoding Rv2175c family DNA-binding protein — protein sequence MSSIPAAEDVIDPDEAVYDLPAVASMLGIPVTKVHQQLRDGHLLGVRRNGAIVVPKIFFDAKGHVIKQLPGLLVVLRDGGYHETDIVRWLFTADESLTLTRDGSTERTVNARPVDALHSHQAREVLRRAQAMAY from the coding sequence GTGAGCAGCATTCCGGCCGCCGAGGACGTTATCGATCCCGATGAAGCGGTTTACGACCTTCCCGCAGTGGCATCCATGCTGGGTATTCCGGTGACCAAGGTGCATCAGCAGTTGCGGGACGGGCACCTGCTCGGGGTGCGCCGGAACGGTGCCATCGTGGTGCCGAAGATCTTCTTCGACGCCAAGGGGCATGTGATCAAGCAGCTGCCGGGCCTGCTGGTCGTGCTGCGCGACGGCGGCTACCACGAAACCGACATCGTGCGTTGGCTGTTCACGGCCGACGAGTCGCTGACGCTGACCCGCGACGGCAGCACCGAGCGCACCGTCAATGCGCGCCCGGTCGACGCGCTGCATTCGCACCAGGCCAGGGAAGTGCTGCGCCGCGCCCAGGCTATGGCGTACTAG